One Deltaproteobacteria bacterium genomic window carries:
- the dapA gene encoding 4-hydroxy-tetrahydrodipicolinate synthase encodes MAKDISSARLITALKTPYLSDGSIDFETYDYLLDCQIRGGVDGVLVAGTTGEGHLMSSEEIVSLAKHAIEKVGNQVLVVVNSGGNDTKKAKTLTEKVMKLGADLTLQINPYYGKTSERGLFQHFKVLFDIAPGIIYNVPGRTAQDILPTTMHKIAEHKNFVGVKECMGSERIKAYVERGIRCWSGNDDTAFDSRHNCGATGVISVVSNIVPALIARIMDKADKHVDEQLQPLFAWAFCEPNPIALNTCLAMTGATKPVFRLPYVPLTLEQRRTGLAILEKFDSADIVGKRLSLMEDSDFIVV; translated from the coding sequence ATGGCAAAAGATATCAGTTCAGCTAGGCTAATTACTGCGCTTAAGACCCCGTATCTAAGCGATGGTTCTATAGATTTTGAGACTTATGATTACTTGTTGGATTGCCAGATTCGGGGTGGTGTTGATGGCGTCCTAGTTGCAGGTACTACTGGTGAAGGGCACTTGATGAGTTCCGAGGAGATAGTGTCGCTTGCCAAACATGCAATTGAAAAAGTTGGTAATCAAGTGTTGGTAGTCGTAAATTCCGGCGGGAATGATACGAAGAAGGCTAAGACCTTAACCGAAAAAGTTATGAAGCTCGGTGCGGATCTTACTTTGCAAATTAATCCCTACTATGGAAAAACTTCTGAACGCGGGCTGTTTCAGCATTTTAAGGTCCTTTTTGATATAGCCCCTGGGATAATATATAACGTGCCAGGTCGCACGGCGCAGGACATCTTGCCCACCACTATGCACAAAATTGCTGAACACAAAAATTTTGTGGGCGTAAAGGAATGCATGGGTTCGGAGCGAATTAAGGCATACGTCGAGCGGGGTATAAGGTGTTGGTCTGGAAATGACGATACTGCCTTTGACAGTCGCCATAATTGCGGCGCTACAGGCGTTATTTCTGTCGTTAGCAACATTGTTCCCGCTCTAATAGCTCGAATTATGGATAAAGCGGACAAGCATGTAGACGAACAGCTTCAACCGTTGTTTGCATGGGCGTTTTGTGAACCAAATCCGATTGCACTTAACACTTGTCTAGCTATGACAGGTGCGACAAAGCCCGTATTTAGATTGCCGTATGTGCCGCTTACATTGGAACAGCGAAGGACAGGTTTAGCTATTCTTGAAAAGTTTGACTCGGCCGACATAGTTGGCAAGCGGCTTTCG